The following are encoded in a window of Candidatus Microthrix parvicella Bio17-1 genomic DNA:
- a CDS encoding DUF3090 family protein produces the protein MSEMFDHPDDFLPGAVGDPGARVFYLQARDGHRITTLRCEKEQVLALAQFLMRLVGDEGAIEPLGELIEPVIEGFTVGNLLVSAEDADGSVLVVAEELVPESDDAPASGEPRELQVRMTAATARGFAQRAGRLLAGSRPICELCGRPMDPHGHACPRLN, from the coding sequence ATGTCTGAGATGTTCGACCATCCCGATGACTTTCTTCCCGGCGCCGTGGGCGATCCGGGTGCCCGCGTGTTCTACCTGCAGGCACGGGACGGTCACCGGATCACCACGCTGCGTTGCGAGAAGGAGCAGGTGCTGGCACTGGCCCAGTTTCTGATGCGGCTGGTGGGCGACGAGGGTGCCATCGAACCGCTGGGTGAGCTCATCGAACCGGTCATCGAAGGCTTCACGGTGGGAAACCTTCTGGTTTCAGCCGAGGACGCCGACGGGTCGGTGCTGGTGGTCGCCGAGGAACTGGTGCCGGAATCCGACGATGCGCCCGCCTCCGGGGAACCCCGGGAGTTGCAGGTGCGCATGACCGCGGCCACCGCCCGAGGGTTTGCGCAGCGGGCCGGACGGCTGTTGGCAGGCAGCCGACCCATCTGCGAACTGTGCGGGCGGCCGATGGACCCCCATGGGCACGCCTGCCCACGGTTGAACTAG
- a CDS encoding SCO1664 family protein has product MPELDLGSTLEPDDPTVEAALAAGDIEVLGRIPWSSNATFVVRVCRLGQRLTAIYKPERGERPLWDFPAGLWRRERAAKLLDLQLGWTFVPPTVVRHDAPLGVGTVQYFIPSDVNVTAFDLVTQPRWATDLARLAAFDIVANNTDRKAGHCLLGADDRLYAIDHGLCFHTEEKVRTVLWDFAGEPIDAELRSLLGAWSTESIDPEFADLLDRDEVSAMVERAHRLAEAGILPSDPTGRRYPWPLV; this is encoded by the coding sequence GTGCCCGAACTCGACCTCGGCTCCACGCTGGAACCGGACGACCCAACCGTCGAGGCGGCGTTGGCTGCCGGCGACATCGAGGTGCTCGGCCGCATCCCGTGGAGTTCCAATGCCACGTTCGTCGTGCGGGTGTGCCGGTTGGGACAGCGGTTGACCGCCATCTACAAGCCCGAGCGCGGTGAACGCCCGTTGTGGGATTTTCCGGCCGGGCTGTGGCGGCGCGAACGGGCCGCCAAGCTGCTCGATCTTCAACTCGGCTGGACGTTCGTACCGCCAACCGTGGTGCGCCACGACGCTCCACTGGGGGTGGGCACCGTCCAATACTTCATCCCCAGCGACGTGAACGTCACCGCGTTCGACCTGGTGACACAACCGCGATGGGCAACCGACCTGGCTCGACTGGCCGCGTTCGACATCGTCGCCAACAACACCGACCGCAAGGCCGGTCACTGTCTGTTGGGCGCAGACGATCGGCTCTATGCCATCGACCACGGCCTGTGCTTTCACACCGAGGAGAAGGTGCGCACGGTTTTGTGGGACTTTGCCGGCGAGCCGATCGACGCCGAGCTGCGCTCGTTGCTGGGCGCATGGTCGACCGAGTCAATCGACCCGGAGTTTGCCGACCTGCTGGACCGCGACGAGGTGAGCGCAATGGTGGAACGGGCGCACCGGCTGGCCGAGGCGGGCATACTGCCCAGCGACCCGACCGGCCGGCGCTACCCCTGGCCACTCGTCTAG
- a CDS encoding electron transfer flavoprotein subunit alpha/FixB family protein: MSVSTIWVYTDLTQPEEGHGEPTSTTLELLAKASELADTVVAVVGGDGDAVAATLGAHGASKVLATGDLTGRLPGPPLAAALADAIASDAPAAILFGTSYDGRDVAARLSVKLDAPVITNVVDLIESDGALVGVEPIFGGATNVTTRFTGDQPGIFLVRPKSFAPAEAPSGDAATVEALPVPDVGQSGGAKVTNVHVEETEGPSLDDATVVVAGGRGMGDAEKYQAVEDLAKLLGAAPGASRAIVDAGWVPYSYQVGQTGKVVKPDVYIAAGISGATQHLVGMKGSKHIIAINKDAEAPIFSVADLGIVGDVHKVLPKLIEAIQAR, from the coding sequence ATGTCTGTTTCAACCATCTGGGTCTATACCGACCTCACCCAGCCGGAAGAGGGCCACGGCGAGCCCACCTCCACCACGCTGGAGTTGCTGGCCAAGGCCTCCGAACTGGCCGACACGGTGGTGGCCGTGGTCGGTGGTGACGGCGACGCCGTTGCGGCCACCCTGGGCGCCCACGGCGCCTCCAAGGTGCTGGCCACCGGCGACCTCACCGGTCGCCTCCCCGGCCCGCCGCTGGCAGCCGCCCTGGCCGACGCCATCGCCTCCGATGCGCCGGCCGCCATCCTCTTTGGCACCAGCTACGACGGTCGCGACGTTGCGGCCCGGCTGTCGGTCAAGCTCGACGCACCAGTGATCACCAACGTGGTGGACCTCATCGAGTCGGACGGTGCCCTGGTGGGCGTCGAGCCCATCTTCGGTGGCGCCACCAACGTGACCACCAGGTTCACCGGCGATCAGCCTGGAATCTTCCTCGTGCGACCCAAGTCGTTCGCTCCCGCGGAGGCGCCTTCGGGCGACGCGGCCACCGTCGAGGCGCTGCCTGTGCCCGATGTGGGTCAGTCCGGTGGCGCCAAGGTGACCAACGTGCACGTCGAGGAGACCGAGGGCCCGTCGCTGGACGACGCCACCGTCGTCGTCGCCGGCGGTCGTGGCATGGGCGACGCCGAGAAGTACCAGGCGGTGGAGGATCTGGCCAAGTTGCTGGGCGCCGCACCCGGTGCCTCGCGGGCCATCGTCGATGCCGGTTGGGTGCCCTACAGCTATCAGGTCGGTCAGACCGGCAAGGTGGTGAAGCCCGACGTCTATATCGCCGCCGGTATCTCGGGTGCCACCCAGCACCTGGTCGGCATGAAGGGCTCCAAGCACATCATCGCCATCAACAAGGATGCGGAGGCGCCGATCTTTTCGGTGGCCGACCTGGGCATCGTCGGCGACGTGCACAAGGTGCTGCCCAAGTTGATCGAGGCGATCCAGGCCCGCTGA
- a CDS encoding electron transfer flavoprotein subunit beta/FixA family protein → MNVVVCVKQIPDPAEPGDLDPETKTLKREGKLILDESDSYGVEMALQLVDTAGEGEVTLISMAPNEEVSGLRTALAMGAAKAILVSDPALAGSDALTTAKVLAAAAKKVEGADLILTATESSDGYTGTVPEQLAAVLDLPSVTFAKEVEIADGTVKVRRQTEAGYNDVECSLPAVVSVTAGVVEPRYPSFKGIMAAKSKPVENLTAADLGFDASQVGWAGAGQEIIDIAKAPEREAGEIIEDEGEAFQSVVDYLANLKII, encoded by the coding sequence ATGAACGTCGTCGTCTGTGTCAAGCAGATCCCGGACCCGGCCGAGCCCGGTGACCTGGATCCCGAAACCAAGACCCTCAAGCGTGAGGGCAAGCTCATCCTGGATGAGTCCGACAGCTATGGCGTTGAAATGGCGCTGCAGCTGGTGGACACCGCCGGTGAGGGCGAGGTCACGCTGATCTCCATGGCCCCCAACGAGGAGGTGTCCGGCCTGCGCACCGCGCTGGCCATGGGCGCCGCCAAGGCGATCCTGGTGAGCGACCCTGCGTTGGCGGGCAGCGATGCGCTGACCACCGCCAAGGTGCTGGCCGCCGCCGCCAAGAAGGTGGAGGGCGCCGACCTGATCCTGACCGCCACCGAGAGCTCCGACGGCTACACGGGCACCGTGCCCGAGCAGCTCGCCGCCGTGCTCGATCTGCCGTCGGTCACGTTTGCCAAAGAGGTCGAGATCGCCGACGGCACCGTCAAGGTTCGCCGCCAGACCGAAGCCGGCTACAACGACGTCGAGTGCTCGCTGCCCGCCGTCGTGTCGGTGACCGCAGGCGTGGTCGAGCCCAGGTACCCGTCCTTCAAGGGCATCATGGCGGCCAAGTCCAAGCCGGTCGAAAACCTCACGGCGGCCGATCTCGGCTTCGACGCCTCCCAGGTGGGTTGGGCCGGTGCCGGCCAGGAGATCATCGACATCGCCAAGGCCCCCGAGCGCGAGGCCGGAGAAATCATCGAGGACGAGGGCGAAGCCTTCCAGTCCGTTGTGGACTATCTCGCCAACCTGAAGATCATCTGA
- a CDS encoding diacylglycerol/lipid kinase family protein, which produces MRILLIANCTASSVTARKRVVITRLLSGAHEVDVALTQHRGHATELAAAASTSGIEVVVALGGDGTLNEVANGLAGTDCALAVLPGGSTNVLARTLGLADDPIQATLQLLDALDLGLIRRVSLGRVSSLTPLDDSVPLANEAAPGNRAPSRRRGPASPPSEAPRWFTFHVGIGWDAATVAEVERRGSLKRYLNHLLFIYAGLKAFFRDTDRTSPWMRVEVDGEVVEGWQCLVLNSNPYTFVGSRAFDVDPRATLDARPTLVVATRFGALDFLSLTTAALRGGGVAEHRTVRMFRGFENARIEALRPLPWQVDGDYLGEVAGLTIDARPANLSLVTPGPPRPRRPGPGQRSRRRRGVPAWLRGGR; this is translated from the coding sequence TTGAGAATTCTGCTGATCGCCAACTGCACCGCCTCGTCGGTGACCGCCCGCAAGCGAGTGGTCATCACCAGGCTGCTCTCGGGTGCCCACGAGGTTGACGTGGCCTTGACCCAGCATCGTGGGCACGCCACCGAGTTGGCGGCGGCCGCGTCCACCTCCGGGATCGAGGTGGTGGTGGCACTCGGCGGCGATGGCACCCTCAACGAGGTGGCCAACGGCCTGGCGGGCACCGACTGCGCCCTCGCGGTGCTGCCGGGCGGGTCCACCAATGTGCTGGCCAGAACGCTTGGGCTGGCCGACGACCCGATCCAGGCGACCTTGCAGCTGCTCGACGCCCTGGACCTCGGGCTGATCCGTCGAGTGTCGTTGGGTCGGGTCAGCTCGCTGACGCCGTTGGACGACAGCGTGCCCTTGGCGAACGAAGCCGCACCGGGGAATCGCGCCCCATCGCGCCGGCGCGGCCCGGCCTCCCCGCCGAGCGAGGCGCCACGATGGTTCACCTTTCATGTGGGCATCGGTTGGGACGCCGCCACCGTCGCCGAGGTGGAGCGACGCGGCAGCCTCAAGCGTTACCTCAACCACCTGCTGTTCATCTATGCCGGCCTGAAGGCGTTCTTTCGCGACACCGACCGCACGTCACCGTGGATGCGCGTCGAGGTGGACGGTGAGGTCGTCGAGGGTTGGCAGTGCCTCGTGCTCAACTCAAACCCGTACACCTTCGTTGGCAGCCGCGCCTTTGATGTCGACCCGAGGGCAACCCTCGACGCCCGCCCGACACTGGTGGTGGCCACCCGGTTTGGGGCGCTCGACTTTCTCAGCCTGACCACGGCGGCCCTTCGAGGCGGAGGCGTCGCCGAACATCGCACCGTGCGAATGTTCCGCGGCTTCGAAAACGCCAGGATCGAGGCGTTGCGCCCGTTGCCGTGGCAGGTCGACGGCGACTACCTCGGCGAGGTGGCCGGGCTGACGATCGATGCCCGACCCGCCAACCTCTCGCTGGTCACGCCGGGGCCCCCTCGTCCCCGTCGGCCGGGGCCGGGGCAACGAAGCCGGCGGCGGCGAG